The following nucleotide sequence is from Barnesiella viscericola DSM 18177.
TCAACGGGGCGTAGGCATACCCGCAAGCCCCGGCGTTGTTGACGAGAATCATGCCATAAATGGTAATTCCCCGCAACACATCGAGCGAAACCAGTCTTTTCGTAGTTTTTTTCAACGACATATCCAATACATTAACGTGGAACACAAGGTTAATACAGCCCCGATGAGGCTTTCATAAGGAATCAATTTCATCCGCTCCTTGAAGGAGAGCTCACACACCCCGCCCGTGGCGTGGAAGAAAGAGCCGTGGGGCAGATGGTCGAGCACGGTAGAGCCGGCATTGACCATGGCCGCACCCCATACCGACGAAACGCCTACCGCCAGAATCGTGTCGGCAAATGAGGCCGACGCCAGCGTGGCTCCCGCCGTCGTGGAGGCCGTAGCGGCCGACATCAAGATACCCGAGACGGGGGCTATCAACTCTTTCCCGACACTGATGTGGTCGAGCAGCACCAATATGTGGTCTTTGAGGGTAGAATCCTGAATGACCCCGGCAATCGTACCCGTACCGATGAGCAGCACGGCGATTACCGACATCTTCTGCAACCCGAATTCGATACTGGGCAGGGCGTTTTTCCATTGCTTCATGCAGAGGAGTCCGCACAGACCGCCCACTGGTAAAGCAATCAACGGGTCGACGGTAATTCCGCACAACGGTCGCAAGGCCAGCAGGAGAATGGTCACGACGGGGGCAACCAGACTGCTCCACAACGGGGGTAACGTCCGGTCATCGGCCACGGTCTCGCAGTCGGAATGGACTCGACGTTCGGGTACCGGGAAGAAGCGGGCTATGACAAAGACGGTAAAGAGCAACCCGATGAGGGCCGGGACGACATTGGCAAACATGACCGACGACAGATCGGCCCCGAAATTCTCGGCCGCGATAATTGTGTTGGGGTTGGGCGAGATAATGTTGCCGCACTTTCCGCCCCCAATCATCACCAGCAGCAACTGCGGAGTGGGGACTCCCAGCCGGCGACCTATCGAGAGGGCTACCGGGGCTACCGTAATGACCGCCACATCGATAAACACCCCTACCGCACACAAGAGCATCGTGGCGAAGGCCAGTGCCAGATAGACGCGCTTCTCGCCCCAGAACCGAATGATGGCATTCGAGATGGTCATGGCGGCACCGGTCTTGATCAACACCCCCGACAGCACCCCGGCTGTCAAGATGCGCAACACGGCCGAAGAGACTCCTTTCACCCCCTCGGTCATCGAGGCTACCACCTCTTCCAGCGAGAGGCCTCCGGCCAAGCCGCCGATCAAAGCACCCAGAATGAGGCTATATGCAGGCGATACCTTTTTGATAATCAATCCTATCGCCACCAACAGACCCAACAATGCACCTACCGTACTATCCATGGTTTACGATTTGAAGGGTCCGCATTATCTGTGAAACGACCTGCCGGATATTCTGCAAGGCAAACGCACGGTCCATCGCCTGCTGCAACGAGACCGGCGCCGGCTGTATGGAAAAGACACCGGCAAAGCCCATCTGATTCAATACCTCGCAATCCTCTACGCAACCGCCCAGAGCGATGACCGGGACCTGCTCGCGCTTCGCATGGCGCAGAACACCTCCCAAGGCTTTCCCCATACCCGTCTGCCGGTCCAGTTTACCTTCGCCGGTCAGAATCAAGTCGGCACCCCGTATAATCTCGTCGAAGCGGAGCATCTCCAACACAATGTCGATGCCCGAGTGCAACTCGGCCCGAAGGAAGGGCAGCATGCCTCCACCCAATCCGCCGGCAGCCCCAGCACCCGGAATGGTCGAAATATCGATGTGCTTCGACGACTCTATCACGCGGGCATAATGGACCATGCCCTTCTCCAACAAGGCCACGTCGTCGGGCGAAGCGCCCTTTTGAGGGGCATAAATCGCAGCTGCACCGCGAGGGCCGTAGAAGGGATTGTTCACATCGCAGGCAATCGTAAAGGTAGTCTCGCTCAAGGCTTCGTTGGCCCCACTTTCGTCGATGCGGGCTATGCGCTCCAAGTTCTTTCCCGCCGGGAAGAGCTCCTCGCCCTGGTCATCGAGAAACCGATAGCCCAGTGCGGCCAACAGTCCCGTACCCGCATCGTTGGTGGCGCTGCCGCCAATCCCCATGACGATGCGACGACACCCGCGGCTCAACGCATCGGCAATCATCTCGCCGGTACCCCAGGTGGTCGTGAGCAGGGGATTCCGCTTTTCGGGCGGTACCAGCGGCAATCCACTGGCCGCCGCCATCTCCATCACGGCAGTCGTACCGTCGGCCGTGATGCCATAGGTAGCCTCTATCGGGCACATGAGCGGGTCGTGAACCCGGCACGACACCCGCTCGACGGGCAGGCTGGCACAAATCGCCTCGGCCGTACCTTCGCCGCCATCGGCCACCGGTACCGTCACCACCTCGCACCCGGCCAGGCAATCGGTAATCCCCTGTCGGGCAGCGGCGGCTATCTCTTGCGAACTTGCACAACCCTTGAATGAATCAAATGCTAAAATTATCCTTTTCATGGTCTCTTTCTTCTTTCCTCCAAATGTAGCGAAAATATTACTCCTCTTTACACCGGACCACCCATTCGATGGCGCTCTGCAACGGGTCGTCAAAAGCGGTAGAGGTATTGTGCCACGGAGTCTTTATCCAGTTCTCCTCCCAGCGATCCAGGTCGGCCCGCTGTTCCGAGAAATACAATTTCATGCGGGGAATATAGTAATCCTTTATCAGTCCGCTCCAAAAACGGGCGGCATAATCTTCCTGAAATCCGCCCCAAGTGGTAATGAGCCGCTTGGCGTTGGCCTCATAGGCGTCTTTCTCCCGGTCGGTCTCACCCCATTCGCGAGCCCGGTCAACCCACTCGTCCAGTCGGTAGAGCGGGTGCGAAGCCAGCAGTTTGTCGACGGTCAAAAGAATCTCGACCGAGCGGTTCAACTGTTGCGCAGCCTCCACCTGGTTTCCCAACGAGTCGGCATGCAACGCCTGCCGGTAATGGTCGTCGGCCTTGACGGCCAGATAGTAGGAGGCATATTCGAGGGCATCGTTTACATAGAGCGGCGACGATTTCAAGCTGTCGGCACACGACAGGAACTGCTCCACCCCTTGCAGGAAGTTCTCATTCATATCGTGCCTGCTCATCCGGCGGGTATCGGGCACAACCGTCTGCCAGGTAAACCGGGGATAGGAATAGAGCGAACTGTAAACCGATTCCCGGAACCGGTGCCAAGCGCTGTCCATGGCTGCCGGACAACTCCCGTAACGAGCCCGGCAATAATCGGGCAACCAGGTATCCAGATCAATCGAATCGGCAGTCCAGCCCATATCGGCGAGCAGTTCATAGACCACCTCGTTGTTTTCAAGACCCTCGGGAGCCGACCCGAATCCAATCAGGTTCCCGGCTTTCCCGCTGTGCAGGGCTTCGGCCGACGAGGTAGCATACATCTGCAAATCGCCGGTCATCGGGGTCTTTCCCCCGAAGTTGGGCACATAGCTGAAAATCCACTTCTTCCCATAAAAGCCGTCGTGATTCTTCCATGTCTGCTCGGTACCCCAAACCCACTTGGGATAATCGTTCCCCAGGTCTATGATAATCATCTTGTCGTCGGGAACCCGGCTCAACAGAGCCTGCAAACTGGAACGGTCCCAAAAGTCGTGCTGATACCCGAAGGTCCAGCCCTGTGTCACCCACACGGCATCGGGGTTACCGGCCGCAATCGAGCGATATATCGATTCGCCGTACTGGGCCAACAGCCGGTGCTTCCCGGCTTCGTCACCCTCGGCGACAGGCAATCTCATCTCATTGAAACTATCCGACAGATAGTAGGTGTTCTTGCCGAACTCCTTTTCCCACTCCTCGACAAACATCTTTCCTATCTCGTTGAAATAAGGCGTATCGGGAGGTAATACATAGGCATTGTACTTTTCATCAAATCCACCCCACTCCAAGTGCTTGAACGCAATCTCGGGGTGTTGCTCGGCAAAAGCCATCGGGACAAACCCGGCAAACGCGGGAGCTACGGGCTCCATGCCTAACTCGCGCATGCGTTTCAATATCTTGTGTTGCAGTTTTATCTGGGCCTCCTGCCACCCCTCCGACAGCGGTCCGTCCCAGCTGTTGAGGTTACCCATGCGATGCCAGGGCAGATGGGCCGGCCCGGTGAAAAAGGTTCGTATATCCTCTTCCTTCAACCCCATCTTCAACCACACGCGTTCGGCTATCGCCTCGCTGGCCACGGTAGCCAACGGCATGTTCACGCCCCGCAGCGCCATCCAGTCAATCTCCTTCTCCCAGCGGTCCCAATCCCAATAGGGAGCGGTGTATCCAAACGTACACACGTTCAGAAAATAACGGA
It contains:
- a CDS encoding GntP family permease translates to MDSTVGALLGLLVAIGLIIKKVSPAYSLILGALIGGLAGGLSLEEVVASMTEGVKGVSSAVLRILTAGVLSGVLIKTGAAMTISNAIIRFWGEKRVYLALAFATMLLCAVGVFIDVAVITVAPVALSIGRRLGVPTPQLLLVMIGGGKCGNIISPNPNTIIAAENFGADLSSVMFANVVPALIGLLFTVFVIARFFPVPERRVHSDCETVADDRTLPPLWSSLVAPVVTILLLALRPLCGITVDPLIALPVGGLCGLLCMKQWKNALPSIEFGLQKMSVIAVLLIGTGTIAGVIQDSTLKDHILVLLDHISVGKELIAPVSGILMSAATASTTAGATLASASFADTILAVGVSSVWGAAMVNAGSTVLDHLPHGSFFHATGGVCELSFKERMKLIPYESLIGAVLTLCSTLMYWICR
- a CDS encoding glycerate kinase family protein, encoding MKRIILAFDSFKGCASSQEIAAAARQGITDCLAGCEVVTVPVADGGEGTAEAICASLPVERVSCRVHDPLMCPIEATYGITADGTTAVMEMAAASGLPLVPPEKRNPLLTTTWGTGEMIADALSRGCRRIVMGIGGSATNDAGTGLLAALGYRFLDDQGEELFPAGKNLERIARIDESGANEALSETTFTIACDVNNPFYGPRGAAAIYAPQKGASPDDVALLEKGMVHYARVIESSKHIDISTIPGAGAAGGLGGGMLPFLRAELHSGIDIVLEMLRFDEIIRGADLILTGEGKLDRQTGMGKALGGVLRHAKREQVPVIALGGCVEDCEVLNQMGFAGVFSIQPAPVSLQQAMDRAFALQNIRQVVSQIMRTLQIVNHG
- a CDS encoding alpha-N-acetylglucosaminidase, which produces MKRFTSPCFYLLFLILCLCGCSSSGQSNAVIQPAFELLERQIGERASEIKLEVIAPENGKETFEIEARQGVLTLRGSSTVALCYAFHTYLREACQSMKTWSGEHMTLPAVWPDYALKRQTTPYQFRYFLNVCTFGYTAPYWDWDRWEKEIDWMALRGVNMPLATVASEAIAERVWLKMGLKEEDIRTFFTGPAHLPWHRMGNLNSWDGPLSEGWQEAQIKLQHKILKRMRELGMEPVAPAFAGFVPMAFAEQHPEIAFKHLEWGGFDEKYNAYVLPPDTPYFNEIGKMFVEEWEKEFGKNTYYLSDSFNEMRLPVAEGDEAGKHRLLAQYGESIYRSIAAGNPDAVWVTQGWTFGYQHDFWDRSSLQALLSRVPDDKMIIIDLGNDYPKWVWGTEQTWKNHDGFYGKKWIFSYVPNFGGKTPMTGDLQMYATSSAEALHSGKAGNLIGFGSAPEGLENNEVVYELLADMGWTADSIDLDTWLPDYCRARYGSCPAAMDSAWHRFRESVYSSLYSYPRFTWQTVVPDTRRMSRHDMNENFLQGVEQFLSCADSLKSSPLYVNDALEYASYYLAVKADDHYRQALHADSLGNQVEAAQQLNRSVEILLTVDKLLASHPLYRLDEWVDRAREWGETDREKDAYEANAKRLITTWGGFQEDYAARFWSGLIKDYYIPRMKLYFSEQRADLDRWEENWIKTPWHNTSTAFDDPLQSAIEWVVRCKEE